A genomic segment from Pelobates fuscus isolate aPelFus1 chromosome 7, aPelFus1.pri, whole genome shotgun sequence encodes:
- the CSDC2 gene encoding cold shock domain-containing protein C2: MSSDPTQPLESPKSPGIPSYPFNREGSRLWERNHHFLGDLPSPLPTKRTRTYSATARALAGPVYKGVCKQFSRSQGHGFITPESGTEDLFVHISDIEGEYVPVEGDEVSFKMCPIPPKNQKFQAVEVVLTHLCPHTKHETWSGQIISS, encoded by the exons ATGTCCTCCGATCCCACCCAACCTCTGGAGTcgccaaaatctcctggtatCCCTTCATACCCATTCAACAGAGAAGGGAGTCGACTTTGGGAAAGAAATCATCACTTTCTAGGGGATCTACCCAGTCCCCTTCCAACTAAGAGAACCAGAACCTACTCTGC CACTGCACGTGCCTTGGCAGGACCTGTGTATAAAGGAGTGTGCAAACAGTTTTCTCGCTCCCAAGGACATGGGTTCATTACTCCAGAGAGTGGAACAGAAGACTTATTTGTGCATATTTCTGA CATTGAAGGGGAATATGTGCCAGTAGAAGGTGATGAAGTTTCGTTTAAGATGTGTCCAATTCCACCCAAGAACCAGAaattccaagctgtggaagttgTCCTTACCCACCTGTGTCCTCACACAAAACACGAGACCTGGTCAGGACAGATCATTAGTTCTTAA